The following proteins are co-located in the Planctomycetia bacterium genome:
- a CDS encoding S41 family peptidase, translating into MNQYIKSLVIILLAVAGVQAQSASKPEAPLTIDAKQREHAVEAMLKEFNDRYVFPDVALKVKETITSRMKNKDFDNIQTGQELAAEMTRQIQEITKDKHVRVLCSTKPYPKQIERRMAPSAEELKKYREEMRINNAGFEKVERLTGNIGYIKLNGFMDPEAGREPLTAAMTFLKNTDALILDLRQNGGGTPLMVRDLCSYFFGETPILLNQMYFRKDNRKEEFWTNKEVPGPRYLNKDVYILTSAFTFSGAEECAYNFQTQKRATLVGEITGGGAHPGGMVPVANHYSIFIPTGRAINPITNTNWEGVGVKPDIEVDADKALETAHAHAIKTLLKSSDSKIRERVQQDVDSAANRSKRIAERRQANLKDRQAKTKQ; encoded by the coding sequence ATGAATCAGTACATCAAGAGTCTGGTAATTATCTTATTGGCTGTAGCAGGTGTACAGGCTCAGAGCGCATCGAAACCAGAGGCACCATTAACTATTGATGCCAAACAGCGAGAACATGCTGTTGAGGCCATGCTCAAAGAGTTCAACGACAGGTATGTTTTTCCTGATGTTGCTTTAAAGGTAAAAGAAACAATCACAAGCAGAATGAAGAATAAAGACTTCGATAACATTCAGACCGGCCAGGAGTTGGCAGCTGAAATGACCAGGCAAATTCAGGAAATAACAAAAGATAAGCATGTACGTGTATTATGTAGCACTAAGCCTTATCCCAAACAGATCGAACGACGCATGGCTCCTTCTGCTGAGGAATTGAAAAAATACCGGGAGGAAATGCGAATCAACAACGCTGGCTTCGAGAAGGTTGAACGACTGACCGGTAACATCGGCTATATCAAGTTGAATGGATTCATGGATCCGGAAGCTGGCCGCGAGCCGTTAACTGCAGCTATGACCTTTTTGAAAAATACGGATGCACTGATTCTTGACCTGAGACAAAATGGCGGGGGTACACCGTTGATGGTTCGCGATCTCTGTAGCTATTTCTTTGGGGAAACACCCATACTCCTTAACCAGATGTACTTTCGAAAAGACAATCGCAAGGAAGAGTTCTGGACCAACAAGGAAGTACCAGGCCCACGCTATCTCAATAAGGATGTCTACATCCTTACCAGTGCATTTACTTTTTCAGGTGCAGAAGAGTGTGCTTACAATTTTCAGACACAGAAACGAGCAACACTGGTTGGTGAAATCACTGGTGGCGGCGCTCATCCCGGTGGCATGGTTCCAGTAGCAAACCATTATTCGATTTTCATCCCTACTGGCCGTGCCATCAACCCCATCACCAATACCAACTGGGAAGGTGTTGGTGTGAAGCCTGACATCGAAGTGGATGCTGATAAAGCACTGGAAACGGCACATGCCCACGCCATCAAAACGTTGCTCAAATCTTCGGACAGTAAAATCCGGGAACGGGTACAACAGGATGTCGATTCAGCAGCCAATCGCAGTAAACGGATCGCGGAACGCAGGCAAGCCAATCTGAAGGATCGACAGGCCAAAACGAAGCAATAA
- a CDS encoding helix-turn-helix transcriptional regulator has protein sequence MISKLASGCFLGTVLSRRAYQGIVLTETRHHQRDWLPVHAHQNAYFCLVRRGQFVERYGQQERLCKPMMLTFHPPEELHSEKIESPVSCSFNIEIETGVLEHAGQACAVPMKSQECMDKSMAHLAMRLQQEFSLHDAVSPLAVEGLTLELLAGLLRSQRPRDTVPIWLKRIRDLLQDRFQSPLSLEELAIEAGIHPVYLVQCFRRHFHCTPGHYQRRLRVEWARDKLSKSTLSLSEIALLAGFADQSHLTRWFKQFLGVTPARYRATHRV, from the coding sequence ATGATTTCCAAACTGGCCAGTGGTTGTTTCCTGGGAACTGTGCTGAGCCGCCGTGCTTACCAAGGCATTGTGCTGACAGAAACCCGTCACCATCAGCGAGACTGGTTGCCGGTGCATGCACATCAGAATGCATACTTCTGCCTGGTGCGTCGCGGGCAGTTTGTGGAGCGATATGGGCAACAGGAACGTCTCTGCAAACCGATGATGCTGACCTTTCATCCGCCTGAAGAACTCCATTCGGAGAAAATTGAGTCACCGGTTTCTTGTTCGTTCAATATCGAGATTGAAACAGGAGTACTGGAACATGCCGGGCAGGCCTGCGCGGTTCCTATGAAATCACAGGAATGTATGGATAAATCCATGGCTCATCTGGCCATGCGGTTGCAGCAAGAATTCAGTCTGCATGATGCAGTTTCACCTCTGGCGGTAGAAGGGCTCACGCTGGAACTGCTGGCAGGGCTTTTGCGCAGTCAGCGGCCCCGCGATACAGTTCCGATTTGGCTGAAGCGCATTCGCGATCTATTGCAGGATCGCTTTCAATCACCACTTTCGCTGGAAGAGTTGGCTATTGAGGCAGGTATCCACCCTGTTTACCTGGTACAGTGTTTTCGGCGGCATTTTCACTGCACCCCTGGGCACTATCAGCGACGATTGCGTGTTGAATGGGCCAGGGACAAGTTGTCGAAATCCACATTGAGCCTTTCTGAAATAGCATTACTGGCTGGATTCGCTGATCAAAGCCATCTCACTCGCTGGTTTAAGCAATTCTTGGGAGTTACCCCGGCACGTTATCGAGCTACCCATCGAGTTTAG
- a CDS encoding Gfo/Idh/MocA family oxidoreductase, whose product MKMHRRIFLVKTVFTSAGVYAVYTSGTCKAVGPNDRITLGFIGVGIMGRGHLSGFLGQVDVQVLAVSDVVKERSEHAAEMASKRYATQKQQASYKSVEQYHDFREMLARKDIDAVVISTPDHWHTIPCILAARAGKHIYCEKPLTRTIGEGRRIMDEVAKANVVFQTGSQQRSEFGHRFRKAVLMVRQGLLGKIKTIRIGVGDPAIPCDLPTQAVPDGTDWDRWVGPAAMRGYNEILCPKGNHQHFPLWRNYREYAGGGLADMGAHHFDIAQWALNMDDSGPVSIEPPGTSNSGLKFTYADGTIMIHGGPSGCTFEGTEGTLYVDRGEFKTTPESLMNAKINDDRKEVYYSTNHHRNWIDSIRQKKQCICTAEIGHRSATVCHLANIGYQLRKPLKWDPKSERFMNNEEAQALVNPAYREEWKTF is encoded by the coding sequence ATGAAAATGCATCGTCGCATCTTTCTGGTGAAGACAGTCTTCACCAGTGCAGGGGTGTATGCCGTCTACACATCTGGTACATGCAAGGCAGTTGGACCCAATGACCGCATTACTTTGGGCTTCATCGGCGTTGGCATCATGGGTCGTGGCCACCTGTCAGGTTTCCTGGGACAAGTGGATGTGCAGGTGCTGGCCGTTAGCGATGTAGTGAAAGAAAGAAGTGAACATGCAGCAGAAATGGCCTCGAAACGCTATGCTACGCAGAAGCAGCAGGCCAGTTATAAAAGTGTTGAACAGTACCATGATTTTCGTGAGATGCTCGCGCGCAAGGATATTGATGCAGTCGTAATCAGTACGCCGGATCATTGGCATACGATACCTTGTATTCTGGCGGCCCGTGCGGGTAAACATATCTATTGCGAAAAGCCGTTGACCCGTACCATTGGAGAAGGTCGGCGTATCATGGATGAAGTGGCAAAAGCCAATGTAGTTTTTCAGACAGGTAGCCAGCAACGCAGTGAATTTGGCCATCGCTTTCGCAAAGCAGTGCTCATGGTACGCCAGGGACTCTTGGGAAAAATAAAGACTATTCGAATTGGCGTTGGCGATCCGGCAATACCCTGTGATCTTCCAACGCAAGCTGTACCCGATGGAACGGATTGGGATCGATGGGTTGGCCCTGCTGCCATGCGTGGGTACAACGAAATACTTTGTCCCAAGGGTAATCATCAGCATTTCCCCCTGTGGAGAAATTATCGGGAGTATGCGGGTGGCGGGCTGGCAGATATGGGTGCTCATCATTTTGATATCGCACAATGGGCACTCAACATGGATGATTCTGGCCCGGTATCCATCGAGCCACCTGGAACCAGTAACTCGGGTCTGAAATTCACTTATGCTGATGGAACCATCATGATTCACGGCGGACCGAGCGGATGTACCTTCGAAGGTACCGAAGGCACGCTTTACGTGGATCGCGGTGAATTCAAGACAACTCCTGAATCGTTGATGAACGCCAAGATCAATGATGACAGAAAAGAAGTCTATTATTCCACCAATCATCATCGGAATTGGATCGACTCGATCAGGCAGAAAAAACAGTGCATCTGTACTGCTGAGATTGGTCATCGTTCTGCAACAGTCTGCCACCTGGCAAATATTGGTTATCAACTGAGAAAACCGCTCAAATGGGATCCAAAAAGTGAACGCTTTATGAATAACGAGGAAGCACAAGCGTTGGTTAATCCCGCTTATCGGGAAGAATGGAAAACCTTCTAA